A window of the Hordeum vulgare subsp. vulgare chromosome 5H, MorexV3_pseudomolecules_assembly, whole genome shotgun sequence genome harbors these coding sequences:
- the LOC123453148 gene encoding uncharacterized protein LOC123453148 isoform X1, with translation MAAPPRRRTSPPVIPDELVEEILLRLPPDDPTCLLRASFACKAWGRAVSEPRFRVRFMEKHRHRAPPLIGFLHNWKDESVPRFISTTASPFSLPAPARASWLALDCRHGRALFLSQPESEGSGAQELLVWDLSTGIRRRIPVPPMHSSYEWPTAAVLCSADGCDHRDCNGGPFRVVFVFTVVRRVIMWPGLTSVCVYSSETGTWSRELCSISHLCHALTFTRHSSLLIGSSLLYFLSDNGTIMCYNLASNVLTGFDTAYMRNGQASMFNLMVAEDGGIGLSEDFSSQLMLWSREESDEEWVLSRVIDLEILLPAGALMDAEHEVVVLGFAEGVNVIFVNTIAGLYTIDLQSVQVKKVCDNRGFCNLIPVVSFYTPVDCLEYQDLLPSVPREEVGDDEEKTVDEAQQLLDKGSDTIKEGRFINAFELVSHDLDIMVWARKVQEVNDSLDDVPRGASNEESVKGTASKDDAEDSKTSDSNVEDAAPSSEKGDSQEG, from the exons ATGGCCGCACCGCCACGCCGccgcacctcgccgccggtgatcCCGGACGAGCTCGTCGAAGagatcctcctccgcctcccacCCGACGACCCAACCTGCCTCCTCCGCGCCTCCTTCGCCTGCAAGGCCTGGGGCCGCGCCGTCTCCGAGCCCCGCTTCCGCGTCCGCTTCATGGAGAAGCATCGGCATCGGGCGCCGCCCTTGATCGGTTTCCTCCACAATTGGAAGGACGAGAGCGTTCCCCGCTTCATCTCCACCACCGCCTCGCCCTTCTCCCTCCCCGCCCCAGCCCGCGCCTCTTGGCTCGCCCTCGACTGCCGCCACGGCCGCGCCCTCTTCCTCTCCCAGCCCGAGTCAGAGGGATCTGGCGCTCAGGAACTCCTTGTGTGGGATCTGAGCACGGGCATCCGGCGGCGCATACCAGTGCCCCCGATGCACAGCAGCTACGAGTGGCCGACCGCGGCCGTGCTCTGCTCAGCGGACGGATGCGACCACCGCGACTGCAACGGGGGTCCCTTCCGCGTGGTCTTCGTCTTCACCGTGGTCCGACGTGTGATCATGTGGCCCGGTCTCACGTCGGTGTGCGTCTACTCGTCAGAGACTGGCACCTGGTCCCGTGAATTGTGCTCGATTAGTCACCTATGCCACGCGTTGACGTTTACACGTCATTCCAGCCTGCTCATTGGGAGCTCTCTGCTCTACTTCTTGTCCGACAATGGGACGATCATGTGCTATAACTTGGCCAGCAACGTCCTAACTGGGTTCGACACGGCGTACATGCGCAATGGCCAGGCGTCGATGTTTAACCTCATGGTGGCGGAGGATGGTGGAATAGGTCTTAGCGAAGACTTCAGTTCCCAGCTCATGTTGTGGTCAAGGGAGGAGAGTGATGAAGAATGGGTACTTAGCCGGGTCATCGACCTGGAGATTTTGCTCCCAGCTGGTGCTCTGATGGATGCAGAGCATGAAGTGGTGGTATTGGGATTTGCCGAGGGAGTGAATGTCATTTTCGTTAACACGATTGCTGGCCTCTACACAATCGACCTACAATCCGTGCAGGTGAAGAAGGTGTGCGATAATCGTGGCTTCTGTAATTTGATTCCAGTTGTCAGCTTCTACACTCCTGTGGACTGCCTCGAATACCAGGATCTTCTGCCGTCGGTTCCTAGAGAGGAGGTAGGTGATGATGAGGAGAAAACAGTAGATGAGGCACAACAGCTGCTTGACAAGGGGTCTGATACTATCAAGGAGGGTAGATTTATCAACGCCTTTGAACTTGTCAGCCATGACCTCGATATCAT GGTTTGGGCACGCAAAGTTCAAGAGGTGAATGATTCTTTGGATGATGTTCCCAGGGGTGCATCAAATGAAGAATCAGTGAAGGGCACAGCCAGCAAAGATGATGCTGAGGACTCAAAGACCTCTGATAGCAATGTTGAGGATGCTGCCCCATCTTCGGAGAAAGGTGATTCTCAAGAAG GTTGA
- the LOC123453148 gene encoding uncharacterized protein LOC123453148 isoform X3, whose product MAAPPRRRTSPPVIPDELVEEILLRLPPDDPTCLLRASFACKAWGRAVSEPRFRVRFMEKHRHRAPPLIGFLHNWKDESVPRFISTTASPFSLPAPARASWLALDCRHGRALFLSQPESEGSGAQELLVWDLSTGIRRRIPVPPMHSSYEWPTAAVLCSADGCDHRDCNGGPFRVVFVFTVVRRVIMWPGLTSVCVYSSETGTWSRELCSISHLCHALTFTRHSSLLIGSSLLYFLSDNGTIMCYNLASNVLTGFDTAYMRNGQASMFNLMVAEDGGIGLSEDFSSQLMLWSREESDEEWVLSRVIDLEILLPAGALMDAEHEVVVLGFAEGVNVIFVNTIAGLYTIDLQSVQVKKVCDNRGFCNLIPVVSFYTPVDCLEYQDLLPSVPREEVGDDEEKTVDEAQQLLDKGSDTIKEGRFINAFELVSHDLDIMGASNEESVKGTASKDDAEDSKTSDSNVEDAAPSSEKGDSQEG is encoded by the exons ATGGCCGCACCGCCACGCCGccgcacctcgccgccggtgatcCCGGACGAGCTCGTCGAAGagatcctcctccgcctcccacCCGACGACCCAACCTGCCTCCTCCGCGCCTCCTTCGCCTGCAAGGCCTGGGGCCGCGCCGTCTCCGAGCCCCGCTTCCGCGTCCGCTTCATGGAGAAGCATCGGCATCGGGCGCCGCCCTTGATCGGTTTCCTCCACAATTGGAAGGACGAGAGCGTTCCCCGCTTCATCTCCACCACCGCCTCGCCCTTCTCCCTCCCCGCCCCAGCCCGCGCCTCTTGGCTCGCCCTCGACTGCCGCCACGGCCGCGCCCTCTTCCTCTCCCAGCCCGAGTCAGAGGGATCTGGCGCTCAGGAACTCCTTGTGTGGGATCTGAGCACGGGCATCCGGCGGCGCATACCAGTGCCCCCGATGCACAGCAGCTACGAGTGGCCGACCGCGGCCGTGCTCTGCTCAGCGGACGGATGCGACCACCGCGACTGCAACGGGGGTCCCTTCCGCGTGGTCTTCGTCTTCACCGTGGTCCGACGTGTGATCATGTGGCCCGGTCTCACGTCGGTGTGCGTCTACTCGTCAGAGACTGGCACCTGGTCCCGTGAATTGTGCTCGATTAGTCACCTATGCCACGCGTTGACGTTTACACGTCATTCCAGCCTGCTCATTGGGAGCTCTCTGCTCTACTTCTTGTCCGACAATGGGACGATCATGTGCTATAACTTGGCCAGCAACGTCCTAACTGGGTTCGACACGGCGTACATGCGCAATGGCCAGGCGTCGATGTTTAACCTCATGGTGGCGGAGGATGGTGGAATAGGTCTTAGCGAAGACTTCAGTTCCCAGCTCATGTTGTGGTCAAGGGAGGAGAGTGATGAAGAATGGGTACTTAGCCGGGTCATCGACCTGGAGATTTTGCTCCCAGCTGGTGCTCTGATGGATGCAGAGCATGAAGTGGTGGTATTGGGATTTGCCGAGGGAGTGAATGTCATTTTCGTTAACACGATTGCTGGCCTCTACACAATCGACCTACAATCCGTGCAGGTGAAGAAGGTGTGCGATAATCGTGGCTTCTGTAATTTGATTCCAGTTGTCAGCTTCTACACTCCTGTGGACTGCCTCGAATACCAGGATCTTCTGCCGTCGGTTCCTAGAGAGGAGGTAGGTGATGATGAGGAGAAAACAGTAGATGAGGCACAACAGCTGCTTGACAAGGGGTCTGATACTATCAAGGAGGGTAGATTTATCAACGCCTTTGAACTTGTCAGCCATGACCTCGATATCAT GGGTGCATCAAATGAAGAATCAGTGAAGGGCACAGCCAGCAAAGATGATGCTGAGGACTCAAAGACCTCTGATAGCAATGTTGAGGATGCTGCCCCATCTTCGGAGAAAGGTGATTCTCAAGAAG GTTGA
- the LOC123453148 gene encoding uncharacterized protein LOC123453148 isoform X2, with the protein MAAPPRRRTSPPVIPDELVEEILLRLPPDDPTCLLRASFACKAWGRAVSEPRFRVRFMEKHRHRAPPLIGFLHNWKDESVPRFISTTASPFSLPAPARASWLALDCRHGRALFLSQPESEGSGAQELLVWDLSTGIRRRIPVPPMHSSYEWPTAAVLCSADGCDHRDCNGGPFRVVFVFTVVRRVIMWPGLTSVCVYSSETGTWSRELCSISHLCHALTFTRHSSLLIGSSLLYFLSDNGTIMCYNLASNVLTGFDTAYMRNGQASMFNLMVAEDGGIGLSEDFSSQLMLWSREESDEEWVLSRVIDLEILLPAGALMDAEHEVVVLGFAEGVNVIFVNTIAGLYTIDLQSVQVKKVCDNRGFCNLIPVVSFYTPVDCLEYQDLLPSVPREEVGDDEEKTVDEAQQLLDKGSDTIKEGRFINAFELVSHDLDIMVWARKVQEVNDSLDDVPRGASNEESVKGTASKDDAEDSKTSDSNVEDAAPSSEKG; encoded by the exons ATGGCCGCACCGCCACGCCGccgcacctcgccgccggtgatcCCGGACGAGCTCGTCGAAGagatcctcctccgcctcccacCCGACGACCCAACCTGCCTCCTCCGCGCCTCCTTCGCCTGCAAGGCCTGGGGCCGCGCCGTCTCCGAGCCCCGCTTCCGCGTCCGCTTCATGGAGAAGCATCGGCATCGGGCGCCGCCCTTGATCGGTTTCCTCCACAATTGGAAGGACGAGAGCGTTCCCCGCTTCATCTCCACCACCGCCTCGCCCTTCTCCCTCCCCGCCCCAGCCCGCGCCTCTTGGCTCGCCCTCGACTGCCGCCACGGCCGCGCCCTCTTCCTCTCCCAGCCCGAGTCAGAGGGATCTGGCGCTCAGGAACTCCTTGTGTGGGATCTGAGCACGGGCATCCGGCGGCGCATACCAGTGCCCCCGATGCACAGCAGCTACGAGTGGCCGACCGCGGCCGTGCTCTGCTCAGCGGACGGATGCGACCACCGCGACTGCAACGGGGGTCCCTTCCGCGTGGTCTTCGTCTTCACCGTGGTCCGACGTGTGATCATGTGGCCCGGTCTCACGTCGGTGTGCGTCTACTCGTCAGAGACTGGCACCTGGTCCCGTGAATTGTGCTCGATTAGTCACCTATGCCACGCGTTGACGTTTACACGTCATTCCAGCCTGCTCATTGGGAGCTCTCTGCTCTACTTCTTGTCCGACAATGGGACGATCATGTGCTATAACTTGGCCAGCAACGTCCTAACTGGGTTCGACACGGCGTACATGCGCAATGGCCAGGCGTCGATGTTTAACCTCATGGTGGCGGAGGATGGTGGAATAGGTCTTAGCGAAGACTTCAGTTCCCAGCTCATGTTGTGGTCAAGGGAGGAGAGTGATGAAGAATGGGTACTTAGCCGGGTCATCGACCTGGAGATTTTGCTCCCAGCTGGTGCTCTGATGGATGCAGAGCATGAAGTGGTGGTATTGGGATTTGCCGAGGGAGTGAATGTCATTTTCGTTAACACGATTGCTGGCCTCTACACAATCGACCTACAATCCGTGCAGGTGAAGAAGGTGTGCGATAATCGTGGCTTCTGTAATTTGATTCCAGTTGTCAGCTTCTACACTCCTGTGGACTGCCTCGAATACCAGGATCTTCTGCCGTCGGTTCCTAGAGAGGAGGTAGGTGATGATGAGGAGAAAACAGTAGATGAGGCACAACAGCTGCTTGACAAGGGGTCTGATACTATCAAGGAGGGTAGATTTATCAACGCCTTTGAACTTGTCAGCCATGACCTCGATATCAT GGTTTGGGCACGCAAAGTTCAAGAGGTGAATGATTCTTTGGATGATGTTCCCAGGGGTGCATCAAATGAAGAATCAGTGAAGGGCACAGCCAGCAAAGATGATGCTGAGGACTCAAAGACCTCTGATAGCAATGTTGAGGATGCTGCCCCATCTTCGGAGAAAG GTTGA